A part of Capsicum annuum cultivar UCD-10X-F1 chromosome 6, UCD10Xv1.1, whole genome shotgun sequence genomic DNA contains:
- the LOC107855861 gene encoding F-box/kelch-repeat protein At1g51550: protein MATTSSSSNTPYTNGSSPISTIAQDHLFSILLLLPLDSIFHFAMTCKKFRNLTYSDTLWESLCVRDWGNSVRSLAADAKQQQFPWKKLYQQIYQLDSVYCRRLLLTHPQGGGGGEELMFPRPRASHSLNFVNGCLVLFGGGCEGGRHLDDTWVAYVGNDFKSILKWNKIVSGVPSGRFGHSCVVISDCLVLFGGINDHGARQNDTWIGQVTVHEAFGITLSWRLLDVGSIVPPPRGAHAACSIDKRRMLIHGGIGLAGLRLGDTWVLELSENLHLGVWEEIVTHPSPPSRSGHTLTRVGGNQTILFGGRGLGYEVLNDVWLFDTSEGHWRWLQLLFDLQNIPQGLTLPRVGHSANLIIGGRLLIYGGEDSYRHRKDDFWMLDISSVTSLMQSGTPPNPVRSKTKLWRRLKSKGDNPCGRSFHRACVDPSGCNLYIFGGMIDGLLHPAEASGLRFDGELFLVELLLQC, encoded by the exons ATGGCTACTACCAGCAGCAGCAGCAACACTCCATATACAAACGGATCATCACCGATATCAACAATAGCACAAGACCATCTCTTCTCCATCTTACTCCTCTTACCTCTAGACTCCATTTTTCACTTCGCTATGACTTGTAAGAAGTTCAGAAACCTCACTTACTCCGACACTCTATGGGAATCACTTTGCGTTAGAGATTGGGGTAATTCAGTCAGATCCTTAGCTGCTGACGCTAAACAGCAACAATTCCCTTGGAAAAAACTGTACCAGCAAATTTATCAATTGGATTCTGTTTACTGTAGAAGATTGTTGTTGACGCATCCacaaggaggaggaggaggagaggAGCTGATGTTTCCTCGACCTAGAGCTTCTCATTCTCTCAACTTTGTTAATGGTTGTTTAGTTCTCTTCGGCGGTGGCTGTGAGGGAG GAAGGCATCTGGACGATACATGGGTAGCATATGTTGGCAATGACTTCAAAAGTATATTGAAATGGAATAAGATTGTATCAGGAGTCCCAAGTGGCCGCTTTGGGCATTCATGCGTCGTGATTAGTGATTGTCTAGTGCTTTTTGGAGGAATAAATGATCATGGGGCCCGTCAAAATGATACATGGATCGGCCAAGTAACGGTACATGAGGCATTTGGTATCACATTATCCTGGAGACTACTTGATGTTGGTTCCATCGTGCCTCCACCAAGAGGGGCTCATGCAGCATGTAGCATTGATAAAAGGAGGATGCTGATTCATGGAGGGATTGGTTTGGCTGGCCTGCGATTGGGAGATACATGGGTATTGGAACTGTCCGAGAATCTTCATCTTGGAGTTTGGGAAGAAATTGTGACTCATCCGTCTCCTCCATCTCGCTCTGGACATACATTGACCCGTGTTGGAGGAAACCAAACAATTTTGTTTGGTGGGAGGGGTTTAGGCTATGAGGTGCTTAATGATGTATGGCTCTTTGATACATCTGAAGGTCACTGGAGATGGCTACAGTTACTATTTGACTTGCAAAATATACCCCAAGGATTGACCCTGCCAAGAGTTGGTCACTCGGCTAATCTCATCATAGGTGGACGATTGCTAATTTATGGAGGAGAAGATTCCTACAGACACAGAAAAGATGACTTTTGGATGTTGGATATCAGCTCAGTGACATCTCTTATGCAGTCTGGAACTCCTCCAAACCCGGTGAGATCAAAGACTAAACTGTGGAGACGGCTCAAGTCCAAAGGTGATAATCCTTGTGGCAGATCATTTCACCGAGCTTGTGTGGATCCTTCTGGTTGTAACTTGTATATCTTTGGTGGCATGATAGATGGTTTACTTCATCCTGCTGAAGCCTCTGGGTTGAGGTTTGACGGAGAGTTGTTTCTTGTGGAGCTTTTGCTTCAGTGCTAG